From the Candidatus Blochmannia vicinus genome, the window TTCTGGTTCTATCATCCAAAATTCAGATAAATGACGATTGGTATTTGAATATTCTGCTCTAAAAGTTGGACCAAAAGTATATACTTTTGATAATGCACAAGCATAAGCTTCAGCATTTAATTGACCTGATACTGTTAAAAAAGCTTCTTTACCAAAGAAATTATGGGTGTCATAAGTATTTGTTTTTTCTTGTGAATTATGTAAAATTTTCTGATTCTTTGAAGTAGAAACGCAGAACATTTTTCCATTTCCTTCAGTATCATATGCAGTAATTATGGGGGTAGGAACCCATATAAATCCTTGTTGGTGCATAAAGTTATGGATAGCTTGTGATAATGTATGTCTAATACGTGCAACAGCTCCAATTATATTGGTACGTGGTCTTAAATGAGAAACTTCACGTAGATACTTCATAGTGTGGTTTTTAGCTGTTATTGGGTAAGTGCTAGGATCTTCAATCCATCCTAGTATTTTAATATTTTTTGCAATTACTTCAATATGTTGCTTTGTTCCAATGGATTCAGATACGATTCCATCAATTGTAACTGAGCAACCACTAGTCAAATGTAATATTTCGTTTTTATAATTGTATAAATTATCGCACGCAATTATTTGTAGTGGGTCTATGCAAGAACCATCGTAGATATTAAGAAAGGAAATTTTAGCTTTAGAATCACGCCGGGTGCGAATCCAACCCTGTATAGTAACTGCAGTATTTTTTGATATATAACCGCACAATATATCTGCTACTGATACTACATTCATATTATAATCCTCCAAATTTTTTAAACTAATAATACTTTTGTGTTATTTTTAATTTAAATTTGAAAACATATAGTAATACATGTTCTCTTTGATTGAAGACATTACGATATATAGTTCATATAACTTTTTTGAGATATATTTGTGTCTTCGGTATAAATAATTATTAAAACTTAATACAGTATTTGATTTAATCAATATATATAATTTAAAGTATTTTCAATACTTTAAATTATATATAAGTATATCAGAATATTGTATTTTTTTTGAATAATCCAACTTTTAAGTCAGTTGCGGTATAAATTATTTTTCCATCACATAATACTTCACCATCAGCCATACCCATAGTTAGTTTTCTGTTAATAATTCTTCGGAAATGAACAAGATAAGTAACTTTTTTAGATGTAGGCAAAATTTGACCAGTAAACTTAACTTCTTTTACTCCTAAAGCACGGCCTTTTCCCTCTCCTCCAAGCCATCCAAGGTAGAACCCCACTAATTGCCACATAGCATCTAATCCTAAACATCCTGGCATAACTGGGTCTTTTATGAAATGACAATTAAAAAACCACATGTCTGATTGAATATCTAATTCTGCTTCTATAAATCCTTTATTATAATTTCCTCCATTTTTAGTCATTTTTATTACTCGATCCATCATAAGCATATTGGGAGCTGGCAGTGTAGGTCCATTTTTTCCAAATAGCTCACCTCTGCTAGAAGCTAATAGATCTTCCTTTGTATATGATTCACGCCTATTAATCATGGTATATCTCATTTTATGTATATCTCTTCTTATGTTAAAGATAATAAAATGTAACAATTATTAAATGTGAATACACTCTACGGTAAAAAACAGTTATTTTATAATATATAGTTGTTTTGTTAGATAATAAAAAATTTTTTATTAAAACAAAAATTTTAAGTTATTATGGTTCGATGAAATCTGGAGTGTTATATAAATATTTATAAATTAATTCTATTATATTTATTTTAGTCTGGAAATATTATTATTTATTAAATATATAATCATTTATTTGGAAAAGTATAATTAAATTTGATATATATTATGCGTAGAAAATATATATATTAAATATAAAGTATTGTAAAATATATCATTAATAATGATAATAATAGAATTAATTTATAATTTAACACGTTCATTATGTACTAAAATTTAATATAATGGCTGTAAGTTTAATGTTTAAGGTGGTAATTAATATATATAACATACACGGGTTTATAGTTTGTAAAACTATAGAGATGGTTAGTTAGGCTGTACATTTTAATTGTGCTTAATTATTGTGTTATTTATTAAATGAAATACTTAGTAATAGATAGGATAGGAAAGATATTACGAAAATTTAGATTAGATTAGATTATAGTAAACTATTATGTAGGGCAGTATGATGAAAATGTCGCTGGAAAAGTTAACATGGCGTAGAATGGTTGTATATCATAATATTTATTATATATAGTGGGTTTCATGATGTATGAGTATTTAATTTCTTAGTCTGGGTGTTTGAAGTTGCAAACGAATGGATGCAGAAAGTTCATCTAAAGTGCTTTGTTCTGGATGTATATGGGAATTTTCGTATCCTAATTGCACTTCTGCTAAATAAGTGTGTATAGGTTTTCCGTTTTCATCTTCCATCACAACATGATACCACGGAGATTTACGTAAAGTGTCATTTTTTGTAATTTCATCTAAAGTTGGTTTTTCAAGAGAATATTCTGGATCTATATCTATGACTACTCCTAAATATCCTAACAACTTATGTCGAACTTGTTGTCCAATTCCAAATTTACTAGTTATCATATAATCTCCTGTAAAATATTATCTATCAGGGACAATAGATATGGGGCAATATAATAAAATCAAGGGTAAATTATTATTAAGTAGATTAGATGTAAATAGAAAGTTATTGTTATTATTTAGTCTTAAATAAGTGTAATAGGTTTTTATTTAAATATTAAAATTTTTAAATAAAACAATTGGTCTTAAGTTTAAAAATAGTATTTGATATATTATAAGCATTTAACAGGTTTAGGTAGTCCTGAAATTTTTGCAATTTTTTGCGCTACAGATCCTTTTGGAAATAGTCTAACAAGAAATTGGCTATTTCCTTTTTCTTTACCATATTTAAGTGCTATGGCATTAATTAATATTCTGATTTTTGGTAACGCGTTAAATTCCATGTAGAATTTACGTACGAAATATATAATTTCCCAATGTATGGTATTCAGTGTAATGTCTTCTAATTTAGCTAGATAAATCGCAATGTCTTCATTCCAATCTTCAATACGTATTAAATAGCCTTGTTCGTTGATGTAGCGTTTATTTGACTGCATTTCACAATTCTCTCCTAAATTATTTAACTGTTATTATTGTTGAATAATAATGCTCAGAAAACAAGATAATATTTAAATTTAAATATGAACAGAATAAATATTCATTATTAGCATGCTTATGCTAATAATGATAAACTTTGTGTAATTTTATTATTAAATATATCTTATATATTAAGTTTAATATATACTTAATATTACTTTTAAATCATGTAACTAGATGTGATGCTATTGTTTATAGGAATTGTTTTTAAAATATTTAGCAATAGTTAAATATTAGATTAATGATTTTGATCACATAACATTATATATTATTTAAAAGTATATATGCTGTATTATTAAGAGTTGATAAAATTAATTTAATTATTTTAATTTTTTGGGAGGAGTGGCCGAGTGGCTTAAGGCGCCGGTCTTGAAAATCGGTAGTGAAAAACATTCTAGAGTTCGAATCTCTACTCCTCCGAAAGATTTTATTAATCATTATGTTCAACAAATATTTTATAAATTGATTGGTATAGCAGAACTAATATTATTGGTATTAGAATCATATGTAAAACATATGATATGTTTACTTCAATTACTTTTTAGTATATAAGAATAGTGGCCTTAAGGAGACCTGATAAAAGATGTATAATGCTACGGCAATTGATTGCTGATAGAGGTATATTCATATACATTACACAACTAAAGGTTATAACGTCTAATCGAGTGTACATTGCAGTATAAAGCAAAGAGTGCTAAATATTTTTATTGGGCCGTGTAGGATTTGAACCTACAACCAATTGATTAAGAGTCAACTGCTCTGCCATATTGAGCTAACGACCCAACTATTTTATGGTATAGTAGCATACTAGAATGACAATTCTAGTTCTGAGTATTAATTATTTTTAGAACTATAATAATGATTATTATGTATAATGTTTAATTTTTAGGTGTTTTGAGGATCATTTGATTTATTTGTGTTTTATACATAATATAGTGGAAACTATGTGTATGGTAATAACTACTGTAATAGTATATTATACACTATTCGAAATATAAAAGTATTGTTGTATGTATCTGATCTGATGCATAGCCAGTTTTAAAGGTTAATAATGTTGTAATTGTATTAAAATTAATTATTTTTTTTAAGTATTATGGATTTTATTAATATACCAACATATCTTACTTTATTTCGAGTTGTTGTGGCGCCATTGTTTACAATTCTGTTTTATTTACCCATGAGTTGGGCACCGATGGTGTGCACTGTTACATTTTTTGTTGCAGCTGTCACAGATTGGTTTGATGGATTTCTAGCTCGTCGTTGGAAACAAACTACTAGTTTTGGTAAATTTTTAGATCCGGTAGCAGATAAAGTGATGATAATTGCAGCGCTTATTTTAATAGCTGAGCATTTTCATGTATGGTGGATTACATTACCAGCTTCTAGTATAATTATTCGTGAAATTATTATATTAGCATTACGTGAATGGGTGGCTGGAATTGGTAGTAGTAATGGAATTGAAGTGTCTTGGATTAGTAAAATTAAAACATGTATACAAATGTTAGCCTTGACCGCATTACTGTGGAGTCCTTATGAATGGATAGTAATTACAGGCATTATTGCATTATATATTTCGGTGTTATTAGCTTTTTGGTCCATGTGCGCTTATTTATATTATGCGTGGCATAACTTATGTAGTTGTTAATTTTGTATAATGTGATTTTTGAGATTTAAAATAACTAACTATGGTTAATAATTGTAATTTTTACATCTAAAATTTATTTTTTGAAATTTAAATATTTGGTTTATCAGTATATGATAATACCGAATTTTCATAAAGTTTATCGATTCATAAATGTATTAATTAATATTATTAATTGACTTAAAATATGATTTAATAATCATATGTGTTTGTTTTGTGTGAGTGATGTGGCGCGTTGGCAGAGTGGTTATGCAGCGGATTGCAAATCCGTGTAGCTCGGTTCAATTCCGAGGCGCGCTTTTTATTTTGAATAGCCCGCCCGGGTGGTGGAATTGGTAGACACAAGGGACTTAAAATCCCTCGGCTTTGGCTGTACGAGTTCGAGTCTCGTCCCGGGTAGTGTTTAAGAAACACAGTGTGTAATAAAAATTGTTTGAATATTAAAGCAATTTTACTTGATAAAATAATCATTAGTTGTTGCTAATATATTTTGATACTAAATGTTATTTATATTCATAATATGATGATTACGATTGTTGTTTATTTTTAGTTTTGATAAGTTTTCGCGTAATATTTATTGGTATACCGGAACGATTTTTTAATGCTTGATTAACTATTTTATAATCTATATTAGAATCATCAATTAAAATAGATTGTATTTTTTTATTTAAATGTGTACACACTAATGTGTTTAAATTATTTTTTTCTTTATTATGGGATAAAGGATTATGGATTTCAAGATATTGCAAGCCGTTTGCTTCAACAGTAGTTTTTATAGGTTCATTAATGAATTGTACTCTTGTACCTACAGGTACAATTTTAAAAAGAAATTCAATATCTTTAGGACGTAATCTAATACAACCGCGAGTTACTCTGAGTCCAATGCCAAAATTACTATTAGTTCCATGAATTGCATAGTTTTTACCTAAGTACAAAGCATATAGCCCCATTGGGTTATTAGGTCCTGCTGGAAATATTGTAGGCAGGATTTCTCCACGCTTGATGTATTCATCACGCATACTTTTGGTAGGGATCCAAATTGGGTTTTTTTTTATGTTTTATTGAAGTTATCCAGTAATATGGTGTTGCATTTTTAATTGTTCCAATAGCAATTGGTAATATAACGACAGTATTGCTATTTTTAGGATAATAATATAATCGCATTTCAGCGCTATTAATCACAATACCTAAATGAGGCGTGTTTGGTAAAATTAATTGATGTGGAATTATTAATTTTTTTTCTGAATCTGGCAGATATATGTCAACATCTGGATTAGCCTCCAACATGTTACTAATTCCTACTTGAAATTGTTCGGAAAAAAATTCGAGAGGGTGTGTATTGTTTTTAGGCGTAAAAATTTCTATATTTTCTCCAATTAGTCTATTATTGTTTTCAGGTAATGTATAAATAGTGGCATAGGAAAGATAATGACTCAATCCTATAAAGATAAATATTACATTATAAAAATATACTTTTATATTCATAAGTATTTGTGCTGCTTGTAGAAATTTACATTTCTAATTATATGTATTGTACAACAATAAGCATTGTGTAAATTTATTTTTAATAGTCTTCAAAAAATTTTGAAATTAATTTACAATAAATAACGTATTTCGTTATGTAACAAAATTATAGTAAATGCTAATAATATAAACAATAATTTCTTATTTATTAATTCTTAAAATTATTTTTAATTAAATTAAAACATTTTTAGAGATTATACAGAAACTATTGATTTTTTAGTGAATATGAGCGTCATTTTTGATATTTATTTTATTGTTTTTGTTTTGATCATGTATGATGATTTTTGCAATTATCTGTTGATATTTAAATAATTTTATATTTTTATATAACTTTTTATTTTATGAATTAATATAAAGAAGGTTCTCCAGGTGGGCGGGTTTTAAATCTACGATGTAACCACATATATTGATCAGGGGCTAATAGGATTACTTGTTCGACGACTTTATTAATATATTTGATCATGTCAATATTTGTTTCTATAGGTATTTCATCTTGTTTGTTTGGTAAAATCAATAATTCATATCCAATAACATTAGGTAACCTACGTGCTACAAAAGGAACGATTGCTGGTTTAGCTATTTTTGTGAGTATATAGGTTCCGATTGTACTTGCAGCATTTGATACTGCAAATAGGGGAACAAATACACTGTTTTTATATCCATAATCATGATCTGGTGCGTACCAAACAATTTCACCATTTTTTAAAGCTTTAATCATGCCTTTAATATTAGCACGATCTAACATCATTTTATTAGATCTTAATCTCCCCTTGGTTTGTAACCAATTTAATAATGGATTATTGTTAGGACGATAGACACCAATACCTGGATTGATTATGCCCAAAATTCGAGCGCCTAATTCTAAGGTAAAAAAATGCATTCCAATTAATAGTATACCTTTATTTTTTTGTTGTGCTTGTATTATATTTTTTAGTCCATTAATTTTAAACCAACGTTTAATTCTATGTTCTGACCAAAACCAAGCCATTCCAGTTTCAAATATCCCCATACCTATTGATTCACAATTTTTATTGAATAAGTCTTTTTGCTCTTGATTTGGTAAATTAGGAAAACAGAGCTCTAAATTTCGGCGAATTATACGCATGCGATTTAGCATAAAATATTTTGTGATACGACCAATTCTAGTACCAAGATAGTGTATTGTAGGATAGGGGAGTAGTACTAAAATATATAATGTTCCTATTCCTAACCAAATCAACCAAAATCGTGGGTGCAAAAAAGAATAATTAAAAACTGGAAGTTTTTTCATATGCGAGTAATTTTATCAAATGAATATATAAATGTATAAGTAAATATTTATAAATAAATTGTTATTACTACATTGTCTGGTAGAAATCTATATAATTTTATTTAACAAAATTATAAAAATTAGTTGTGTAAATATATTTATGCAAAAAAGCAATGTTTGTGTTAATTAATCGTTTTGTTAACGTGTGGTAATATTATCTGATTTATGTATATCATATAAGTTTATTTTATAAAAAATTAAAAATTAATCTTTTTGAGATTTAAATATTATTTAGATATATGCAAGATAATTGTATACAAATTAATTTTCAAAAGTTATTTTGTCATTATTTAATAACATTGTTGTATTTTTTAGGATCATTTTTAGCTTGTCGTTGTTGTTGTAAGCGTTGTTTAAGATTTATACGAAAATGACGAGAAGAACGACGTAATCGACGAATAAACCGTGGATAATCATAGTTATTTTTTTCTTCTTGGTGATCTATTTTATTAGAGCGCGTAATAACATGATGTTTGACATATGGATAGTGTATAATGGTATTGTTAATGGTTTTAATGTTTTCAATAAGATTAGTATTTAACTCAGTAGCCGTGGTTTTTTTCTCAAAAATATGGGAATGTGATGTGTTGTTGTATTTTTTGTAATGGTTTATGTTTATAGGTGCTGATTCTTCGTTTGTTATTATATTCAAGGGATATTTAAATTGATGTGTTTTTAACCATATACTAGGTTCTAGATCATTTATTTTCTTTAAGTTTTTATGTTCAATATCCTTATCCTGTTTATGCTTTTTTTTATATTTTTGTTCAGATATGTTTTTTATGATTTTATTAATGAATAATCCTTGATTAGGATAATCAGAATTAAATTTAGTCTTGTTGGTATTTTTAATAAATTTTAATAGAGATATGATGTTATCATTTTTTTTATCTAGATAATTTTTTATTTTTTCATTATTACTTAAGTTAATTTTATTTTGTATATTGTGGTTATAATTTTTTTTATTATTGTTGTTATTATTAATATATGTAGAATAAGAATTTTGATTTAATTTATAATTATAATTTAAATTTTGGGATGGTTTGTTTTTATATATAATTTTAATATATATCCAACTGATATATTTTTTTATTGTTCTTAATAATTTTTGTTTTACATTATTATAATTGTTAATATATGAATAAGTTATTTTATTAAAGTAATTTACTATGTTATTAAACCATGAAATTGATTTTTTTGATTTAGATTGCAGTGTATAATTTGTATAATGAGAAATGTTGTTGTAAGCAGATGTTAAATTTGGAACGATATCTGTTTTTAGTTGTAATTGTTCTGAATTATAAGTATAAATTGAAGAGGCTGTTTCTCCTGATGATTGAATTGCTTCATTATTTTGGTTTGTGGCCAACAAATAACTTGGTTTATTATTTATTTCTCCTTTTCGTATACGTCGCACCTCATAATTTGGAGTTTTCATGTGTTCATAAGGAACGATAATAGCGCGTACACCTTTTTGTCGTTGTTCTATATCGCTAATAGCTTTTCGTTTTTCATTAAGTAAATACGTGGCGATGACTACTGGAACGATAGCGTGTACTTCATAGGTGTTGTTTTTTAGTGCTTCTTCTTCAATTAAACGTAAAATGGATAAGGATAAAGATTCATTATCACGAATATTGCCTGTGCCACTACAACGCGGACAAATATAATGACTTGATTCTCCTAATGATGTGCTTAGTCGTTGTCTAGATAATTCTAATAAACCAAATTTAGAAATACGCCCTATCTGAATACGAGCACGATCTTGATGTACTGCTATTTTTAAGTTGTTTTCAATTTCTCGTTGATGTTGAATTGAAGTCATATCTATAAAATCTATAACAATTAAGCCAGCTACATCACGAAGACGTAACTGACGTGCTATTTCATCAGTTGCTTCTAAATTAGTATTAAAAGCTGTATCTTCAATATCTAATCCTTTAGTAGAACGCGAAGAATTAATATCGATTGCTGTTAAAGCTTCAGTGGTATCAATAACAATGGATCCTCCAGATAATAACCGTACTTCACGTTGGAATGCTGATTCTATTTGAGACTCTATTTGATAATGACTAAATAAAGGAATATCTCCGTTATATGATTTTATTTTTTTAGCAAAGTCTGAACGACCTAAAGAAATTAGGTGTTCTTTAGCTAAATTTAAGATTTTAGGATTATCAATTAAAATTTCTCCTATATCTGGGCGTAAATAATCGCGAAATGCACGTACGATGACATTACTGTCTTGATGAATTAAAAAAGGAGCTAATTGATTAGCTGCAGTATTTTTAATAGTTTCCCAATGTTGTAAGAGAGAAGTTAAATCCCATTCTAATGCTTCAATAGATTTTCCTACTCCAGCAGTTCGAATAATTAAACTCATTCCTTCAGGTAAATCTAAAGTAGATAGAGTTTCTTTTAATTCTACACGATCATTACCTTCAATGCGTCTTGAGATTCCGCCAGACTTAGGACTATTTGGCATAAGCACTAAGTAACTTCCTGCTAAACTAATAAAAGTAGTTAGTGCAGCACCTTTATTTCCTCTTTCTTCTTTGTCTACTTGTACAAGTAGTTCTTGTCCTTCGTATAAAATTTCTTTAATATTAAACTTATTATAGGAAGATGATGAAGAAAGAAAATACTCACGAGTAATTTCTCTTATCGGAAGAAATCCGTGTCGTTCAGATCCATAATCTACAAATACTGCTTCTAAACTAGGTTCTATGCGAATAATTTTACCTTTATAAATATTTGCTTTCTTTTGTTCATGACCTACTGTTTCAATATCTAGGTCGTATAATCGTTGTCCATCTACTAATGCTACTCGTAACTCTTCTTGTTGAGTAGCGTTAATTAACATTCTTTTCATTATAATTTTTACTCAATGTTGATATATTGAAATGTAGATATTTTAGTTTAAATACCTAATAGTTTTCAGTATTATTGTAAACTTGATATTCAATAGGTTTGCAGTGATAACTTAAATATATAATTATTTTTATCTGTAAGGTCTTTGGCATTATGAATAACTATATATTTATGCAAACTATAATATTAGTTATTGATAGATTATTACATTTACATAACATTATTTATGATGATATTTATCATGTGTATTTTTTAATATGTTATTTATAAGTAATTTTATTATAACTATATGAATCAATAGCTATGTTCGATAACAAATTAAAATAATAATTTATATATATATATAAAAGTATAGTTAAATATTTAAAAATTACTAATTTTTAAATATTTAACTATACTAATTTTATGTATTTATTATTTAGTTTGGTCTATTTTAGTTTGTTACAATTGTTATTTTTTCTATTTTATTATTATATTCAAACAATTACGTAATTACCATGGTTTCTTATGAAAGAACATGATATTCATATGCATTTTATTATAATTTCTTCAAATTTTTCTGGTCAAAGGATTGATAATTTTTTGAATACTTATTTTAAAGTAGTGCCTAAATCTATGATTTATAGAATTATACGAACTGGTGCAATACGTATTAATAAAAAAAGGATTAACTTTCAATATAAATTGAAAATAGGAGATATATTACGGATTCCTCCAGTAAGGAGGATCCATTCAAATAGATTTGATATAAAATATATGAAAGAAATTTCGTTCTTACAGAATGTCATAATTTATGAAGATGATTATTTATTAGTACTTAACAAGCCAACTGGTATTGCTGTACATGGAGGAAGTGGGCTTAAGTTTGGTATAATTGAGGGATTACGAGCATTACGCCCTAAGGATCAGTTTTTAGAATTAGTTCATCGTTTGGATCGAGAGACTTCTGGTGTATTATTAGTAGCTAAAAAACGCACTGCTTTGGTGTTTTTACATGAACAGTTACGTGTAAAAAATATTAAGAAAGAATATTTAGCTTTGGTACATGGAAAATGGGATGTAAATGTAAAGATAATATCTGAGCCATTGTTAAAAAAAACCATTTTATTTAATAATAAGATTGTTTATAAAAGTACAGAAAAGGAAAAATTATCTACGACCCATTTTAAAATTAAAGAACAATTTGAAAGAATAGCAACTTTGCTGGTAATTAAACCTATTACCGGACGTACACATCAAATTAGGAAACATACTAAATATTCAAATCATCCTATTGTAGGGGATAGGATATATGGTGATTACAAATCTAATATTCAATTTAAACAATTTGGATTTAATCGATTATTTTTGCATGCTTCTATGTTGTGTTTTATGCATCCAAGTACGAGAAAAAATTTCTGTATATATGCACCATTGGATCAACTATTTTATGATTGCTTATTTTTTTTGAGAAAATTAATTATGACTAATTCTAATTGTTCATTAGAAAATATTGTAAAAAATACAAATAATAATTAATAATTTTGTATTATTAATTTAATGAAATAAGTTACGTATATCATAAATTAAAATGAAAATATTGTTATTTTTGTTGTTTTATATCTTGATGTGATTGATCCTGTAATGGGAGATAATATGTGTTGTATATTATTTATTAATTAATTTTAGCATTATTTCCTTATATTATAAAAAATATAATTAATAAAAATATTGAATTAATTACATATTTTTATAAAAGGACAAATGTTATATTACTAAATAATAGGTTTTATATTAATGATGTGATCAGTTGTTTTGTGAGCTAGTATTATTTAAAGAATGTTTGGATGGTTTTGTCTTAACAATAAAAATTAACTGATTATTCGAATGGATTGTGAATAATGTATGTATTTCATGATTTTAATTATACATTACTATAAATAAAAATGTACATATATATTCAGGATATAGTCATGTAATACTGCATATAGGATGAAGTTTATCTAGACAGTTGAGTTTTATTAGATATATTATTTAATTTTGTTATTCAGGTGATGTATTAATATAGTTAACAGTGCTTAGCTTGGTATTGACGCTGCACTAAGTTATGGCTTATTTTTGTAAGAATTCTAGTAAGTTATAATATTAAGACAGAAATAATACATCATTATAATAATATAATAATAAGTTATGATTTATGTATAGCATAGTATATGTGTATGTGATAATTCTATCACTTTTATTTAATTTAAATAAAAGTGATAGAATTATTGTGATTGAATAAAAATGAATATAGATAGGTTAATATTTGTGGACTGATTAAATATCAAATAT encodes:
- the rluC gene encoding 23S rRNA pseudouridine(955/2504/2580) synthase RluC, with translation MKEHDIHMHFIIISSNFSGQRIDNFLNTYFKVVPKSMIYRIIRTGAIRINKKRINFQYKLKIGDILRIPPVRRIHSNRFDIKYMKEISFLQNVIIYEDDYLLVLNKPTGIAVHGGSGLKFGIIEGLRALRPKDQFLELVHRLDRETSGVLLVAKKRTALVFLHEQLRVKNIKKEYLALVHGKWDVNVKIISEPLLKKTILFNNKIVYKSTEKEKLSTTHFKIKEQFERIATLLVIKPITGRTHQIRKHTKYSNHPIVGDRIYGDYKSNIQFKQFGFNRLFLHASMLCFMHPSTRKNFCIYAPLDQLFYDCLFFLRKLIMTNSNCSLENIVKNTNNN